The following is a genomic window from Clostridium fungisolvens.
ATATCGGTGCTTGTACCTGCATATAATGAAGAGAAAACAATCGTAGATAGTATAAAATCGCTTTTATCACTTAACTACCCATCTTTTGAAATAATAGTAGTGAATGATGGATCAAGGGATGAAACCTTTAAAAGGATAGTTGAGGCTTATGGATTAAATGAAATAAACCAGCCAGTAAGATATTTGATAAAGACAAAAAAGGTTAATGGAATCTATAAAAACTTAGATATACCTAATTTAACTCTTGTAGATAAAGAAAATGGAGGAAAGGCTGATGCCCTTAACGTTGGAATAAACATATCTAAGTATCCTGTATTTACATCAATAGATGCTGATTCAGTGCTTGAAAGCGATTCATTGGTCAGAGTTATAATGCCATTTATTGAAGACAAAGAGACTGTGGCAGTGGGTGGAATCGTAAGAATAGCAAATGGCAGTAATATAAAGCAAGGAAAGGTAAGAGCTATAGGATTACCTAAAAACAATCTGGCAATGTTTCAAGTTATAGAGTATCTAAGAGCCTTTTTAACTGGTAGAATGGGATGGAATGCTTTGGGATGTCTTCTTATTATATCGGGAGCCTTTGGTGCCTTTAGAAAAGATGTAGTTATAGAGGCTGGGGGGTACGTGGATAATACAATCGGTGAAGACATGGAGTTAGTGGTTAAGATTCATAAGAACTTGAGAAAGAATAAAATTAAATATAAGATAAAGTTTATACCAGATCCAGTTTGTTGGACACAAGCACCTGAAAAGATAAAAGATTTAAGAGGACAAAGAAGAAGATGGCAGATAGGACTTATGGATAGCCTTTTTCGACATAAAGAAATGTTCTTAAACCCTAGATATGGTGTAGTAGGATTATTTGGAGTACCATACTTTTGGATTTTTGAAATGCTTGGTCCAGTAATAGAGATTCTAGGATATATTTTTATTCCTTTATCATATGCGTTTGGTTTATTAAATACATCATACTTTATATTGTTTTTAGTGGCATCTATACTTTATGGAATAGTCCTTTCAATAGGTGCAATTCTCCTGGAGGAATATACCTTTAGTAAGTATCCATCCGTAAAGCAGCTCTTAAAGCTTTCGTGGTATGGAATCTTAGAGAACTTTGGATATAGACAAATGACAACACTTTTTAGAATTGATGCCATTATAAGATTTAAAAAGTTTAGAAACAAATGGGGAAAAATAAAAAGAAATAGGTTTAGTGGCGAAGATAACAGAAATACTCAATTAAAATTAAATTAAAGTTTTATCCAGCTAGTGGTGAAATGTGGACTAATGTGACAAAAAAACCTTTAAAAGACCAACATATTTATGCTTGAAATTTATTAATTCATATTACAAAGCTTTATTATTTAGCATATAATAAAGGCACCATAGGCTCTATGGGAAGCGATAATATATAAATATGATTAAATTTTGGTAGATTAGATATGATTAGTATGCATATAAAACCAGGAGAATAATAATTTTTATATGTTAAAGCTTCACATAAGTACATAGTGGTAAAATAAAAAATATAATTGAAAAAGGCAAATTTGTCGAAAGGCAAAGACGCAAAGCTATGGGCCTAAACGGTTATATACCGCATGGTTGCCAGGTTGCCAGGATTCCTTTTAGGACCCTCCCGGCTTTCGATAGGAGGAGTTTATATGTCAAAATCAAAGTTTTTCTTAGCACTATTTATGGCAGTATCTTTAATTATCCCAACACAAGCATTAGCAGCAAATAAGAATAGTGTTAAGACCACTACAGTTAATCAAACTGTAAGCAAGCAAAATTCAACCTGGTTGTGGGATACACAACAGATTGTAAAGAATTCAGATAATATTCTTAATTTTGCGGTTGCAAACAATGTAAAGAACATATACCTTCAGGTGAATTATAGCTTGAATCTTGATTATTATAAGAGTTTTATAAAGAAAGCTTCTTCAAAGAATATAAGTGTACAAGCATTGGATGGTGATCCAGACTGGGTATCAGATGGTGGTGTATATAAGCAACAGCAATTTTTTGATTGGGTGACCAAATATCAAAAATCTGCATTAGCTAATGAAAAATTCAATGGTGTTCACTTAGATGTTGAACCATATTTAAATACTCAATATAGTCAGAATATGAATGGTGTTTTAGCTAATTATCAAAGTTTATTGTTAAATGCAGTGAGCAACACAAATGCTTTAGGAATACAACTGGCGATAGATATTCCATTCTGGTTTGATGGTGTAACTTATAACACAAAGTATGGAACTGGTAACTTGGCTGAATGGATAATAAAGAATGTAAAGAATGTAGTTATAATGGCTTACAGAGATACTGCTGCAGGAACAAATGGGATAATTAGCGTAGTTTCTAAAGAACTAAGTTTAGGTAAGCAATACGGTACTACTGTTACAGTTGGAGTTGAAACTCAGAAATCAAGTGAAGGTGATAACATCAGTTTCTATGAAGAGGGACAAGCTTATATGAATCAAGAACTAAACAAAGTTTATACAAGCTATAGTGGAAACTCAAGCTTTGGTGGATTTGCTATTCATCATATAATGAGTTGGATGGTTTTAAGGAAATAATTATAAGTTTTTAACAGGCATTCTCGAAAGGGATGCCTATTTTCTTTTATTTTTCAGGAAATTTAATCTCCACATAGCTAGTGTGATATGATTATATACAGAAAAATACTTAAATTAGCATGGCTAGTTTGTATGTGTAGGTGGATTAGAGATAAATAGAACAGATAAACTACTTCAGTATTTGAACTTTAAATATAAAGTAGTTTATCTATAGTATAAATGAACATGGAGGATTAAAAATGAATAAAGCTTTTGTATACTCAGAGGATTGCGAGTTTGAACCAGCAGGAGAAAGAGTTCAGAGAAAAATTTTATCATATGGTGATCAACTAATGGCTGTAGAAGTACATTTCGAAGAAGGGGCAGTAGGAACCCTGCATAGTCATCCACATACTCAACTTTCATATGTGTTAGAAGGTGAATTTGAGTTTGAAATTGGTGGGGTCAAAAATATTGTTAAAAAAGGTGATACATTATATAAGCTTCCTAATGTAGTACATGGGTGTAGATGCCTTAAAAAGGGAGTATTATTGGATGTGTTTACTCCGTATAGAGAAGATTTTATAAATAGATAATGGACTGTATAAGGAAGTAAAATTCAAATGACTAATAACAGTAGTATAAATAACAATAATCGACAAAACATATTAAAGTATGTTGAAAGTAATGTGAATAATATGTTAGAATTATATAGATAAAGTCTTTTAAAAGCAAAAACTGAAAAATTTAACTTTTTAAGCAAAAATTAATGAACAACTTTGATATGATTTTTTTATGAAATAGCACAAGTAATTTTTATACTATACGAAAAATTTAATAGTAGGAATACCTATAAAAAGCACCGCTAAAAAGTGATGCTTTTTATATATTGTCAAGATCTATTAAAGTAAGTGTAAATTAGGATATCTAGAAATACAAGATTAAGTTTTGGCTAATATGTGGTAATGGATATAGTTAACTGGATGGTAATGAAACAAAATATTATTGTTGCTATATATTACATTAGTTCATTTATTGATAGGTAGTTCTAAATTAATATTTACTATGATATGATACATTTATGAAACTTGCGAAAAGAATAATAATATGTCGAATAAGCGATTTTACGAGGAGGATGAAATCTTGGATATTTTTCTAGTCATAGGAGTTATAACAGGTCTTCTAGCAATTGTCGTAGGTATGATTGTAAAGGGGGCAAACATAGCTGTATTATTAAATCCTGCAGCAGCAATAATCATTCTAGTTGGAACATCAGCAGCAGTAATGAATTCTTTCCCTAAAAAGGAATTTCTTAATATTCCTAGACTTTTTGGAAAGCTTTTTAAAGGAGAAGGGAAGGAAGATCCTGCGGAAATAATAAAACAAATAGTAGAGATGGCTCAAACAACTCGTAAAAATGGGTTATTAGCACTTGAAAGTACTGTACAAGCTATGGAAAATAAATTTATGAAAAAAGGATTAGAAATGGTTGTCGATGGTGTAGAACCAGCGGATATCGTTGAAGCATTAGAGATTGAAATTGATGGAACGGAAGAAAGACATAGAGCAGGAGCTTCAATATTTACTACAGCAGGTGGTTCAGCACCTACACTAGGAGTTTTAGGAGCGGTTGTTGGACTTATAGGAGCTCTTGGTAACTTAAATGATACAGAGAAACTAGGTCATATGATTGCAGGAGCCTTTGTTGCTACACTTTATGGTATTTTCTTCGGATATGTTGTCTTCCATCCATTCGCATCTAGACTTAAAAGAAAATCCCATGAAGAAATAAGTACAATGAGAATTATACTTGAAGGTATACTAGCTATTCAGGCTGGAAAGAATCCTAAGAGTATTGAAGCTAGATTGATTGGTATGTTAGAACCAAAGGAAAGAGAAAAGGTTATTAGTGCAAATGCTGAAAAGTAAAGGAGATAAATGATGAAAAAGAAAAAAGAACATCATGAAGAGCATGTAGATGAAACTTGGCTTATACCTTATGCGGACATGCTTACACTCCTATTGGCACTTTTTATAGTTATGTTTGCTATGAGTAAAGTAGATTCACAAAAGCTTCAAAGGCTTAGCGCTGAGTTTAATGTTATATTTTCAGGCGGATCCTCTGTAATGTCGGAAGGTGGAACTGATACAACTGCAGCTATTCAATCGCAAGCAGCAAATGCAGGGACCTCGGCAGAGAAATCCAATACTCAAAAAGAAGAAGATACGATGAATGGACTTAAACAAAGCTTAGAATCAGAAATCCAAAGTAAGGGATATGCTGATAAGGTTAAAGTTGAGCTTAATAAGGAAGGTTTAGAAGTATCTATACAGGATGCAGTACTGTTCAATTCAGGGGACGCACAAGTATTACAAGGTGTTAATCCATTACTTCTTGAAATATCAAAAATGGTACGGGGACTAGATAATGAAATCAAGGTTGTTGGACATACAGATAATGTTCCGATAAGTACTAGTAAGTTTAGATCAAACTGGGACTTAAGCGCAATGCGTGCTATAAATGTTATGAATTTTATGGTTGGATCAGGTGGAGTAAGTACTAACAAGATTTCTATACAAGCATATGGCGAATATAGACCTAAGTATAGTAATGATACAGCTGAAGGAAGAGCTAAGAACAGAAGAGTTGAAATTTTTATAATTCGTAAATATGCACAAACTACAGACACAGGTACAACTACAAGCAAATAGAAGAAAGCTTACCATTTTTATGGTAAGCTTTTTTCGTTATAATAATAAAATTAGTAGATTAGAGCTAATGTTTATAGTAAATAGAGAGTTGTTCTCGTAATCATATAAAAATAAACTTTAAAAGTATAAAGATAATTATAGAAGAATAGAATTTACTAATAGTTATGTTTTTGAGAGGTAAAATTGCCAAGAAAGGTATGTCAAAGAGAAATTATAACATCTACATTAGAGAAGCTTAAAAATAAGAGGCTAAAGAAAATAAATCTAATTTGGCTAGAAGCATGCGGTTGTTCAGGAAATATAATTTCGCTTTTAGATGCAGCTACACCAGATGTCTATTATGTTCTATCTGAAATGGTAAATATGACTTACAATAATAGCACTATGGGAGCTGAGGGGCAAAGGGCATTTGATAAATTTCTTGAAACCTTAGATACAGAATTTATCTTGGTGGTAGAAGGGGCAGTTTCTTCTAAAGACGCTGGAATTTATAATATCGTAGCTAATTATAATGGGAAAAGTATCTCAGGGGCAGAAGCAGTAACTCTAGCTGCAGGGAAAGCAAAATATATTTTAGCAGTGGGTACCTGTGCATCATATGGGGGAATTTCTGCAGCAAATCCTAATCCTTCTTCCAGTAAAAGTGTTATTGAGTTTCTAAGCAATCAATCATATCAGACCATAAGAATTCCAGGGTGCCCTGCAAATCCTAGATGGGTGATAAGCACTATAGCTCATCTAATATCATTTGGATTGCCACAGTTAGATTCAGAATATAGACCTTTATTTTTATACGAAGAAACTATACACACTCATTGTTCAAGGAGATCCTATTTTGATAAGAAAATATTTGCAAAACAGCTAGGTGATAAAGAATGTATGTATCAATTGGGGTGTAGAGGTCCTATTACAAGATCAGATTGTGCTTTAAGGAAATGGAATGATAGAGTCAATTGGCCAGTTGAAGATAATACCCCTTGTATTGGATGCGTAAACAAAGGATTTCCAGATGATATGGAACCTTTTATTAATTTTCAATCAGGAGAAAAGTTATGAGTGAAAAAGTTGTTATAAATCCTATTACGAGAATAAGCGGCTTTATGCAGATTGAAGTAACTATAGATAAGAACGTCATAATAGATGCCCGCAACAATGGTTTTTTGTTTAGGGGATTTGAGGAAATGCTAAAAGGAAGATCGCCTTTTGATGCTATTTATTTTACTGAAAGAATATGTGGGATATGCTCTACTGCGCATGGATTTGTATCTGCTGTTGCCTTGGAAAACGCTTTGAAAATCCAGCCTGAAGAGAGTGGGAGTATAGTTAGACAAATAATGCATGGATGCGAATTCTTACAAAATCACATAAGACATTTTTATCAATTTACTTTACCTGATTATGTACAAATAGATATAAACCCAGTAAACGATAATAATGGACGAAAATATAAACTACCTAAGGATTTAAATACAAAGTTAAGCAATCATTATGTAGAAGCGTTTAAATATAGTAGAGATGCACATAAGATGTTGGCTATATTAGGTGGAAAAGTACCTCACAGTCATGGGATTTTTGTTGGAGGTGTCACAGCCAATGTTTCAGTAACAGATATTATAGAATTAAAATCTATACTAGCACCTATTAAAGATTTTATTAATAACGTAATGTTAGATGATATTAATATTATTTCAAGGTATTACGGTGAGGATTTCAAGAACGGAAAAGGTTATGGTAATTTTATGAGTTATGGAGCTTTTGATAATAGTTTCAATGAATCTGAGACATATGTTAAAAGTGGAGTGATGATAAATAATATAAGATATGATTTTGATCCTACAAAAATAGCCGAGGATTCTGTTTATACCTATAGCCCAAGTTCCATTGGGGGTGGAAGTACACCTTCTAATACTAATAAGAAGGATCCTTATACATGGGTTAAGGCAGCAAGATATGATGGAATGCCAATGGAGGTAGGGCCACTTGCAAGACTGTGGATAAGTGGGAAATATAATAATGGTGTATCTACATTAGATAGGGTTACAGCTAGAGTTATAGAAGTTAAGAGAATATGCGATATAATAGAAAAACTTTTAGAAATTATAAAGCCTTTAAAAGCTACTCAGCAGATATGGGAGATACCACAAAGTTCTGAAGGAACAGGTCTTAGAGATACTACAAGAGGTGCATTAGGACAT
Proteins encoded in this region:
- a CDS encoding amidase, translated to MSKSKFFLALFMAVSLIIPTQALAANKNSVKTTTVNQTVSKQNSTWLWDTQQIVKNSDNILNFAVANNVKNIYLQVNYSLNLDYYKSFIKKASSKNISVQALDGDPDWVSDGGVYKQQQFFDWVTKYQKSALANEKFNGVHLDVEPYLNTQYSQNMNGVLANYQSLLLNAVSNTNALGIQLAIDIPFWFDGVTYNTKYGTGNLAEWIIKNVKNVVIMAYRDTAAGTNGIISVVSKELSLGKQYGTTVTVGVETQKSSEGDNISFYEEGQAYMNQELNKVYTSYSGNSSFGGFAIHHIMSWMVLRK
- a CDS encoding flagellar motor protein MotB, whose amino-acid sequence is MKKKKEHHEEHVDETWLIPYADMLTLLLALFIVMFAMSKVDSQKLQRLSAEFNVIFSGGSSVMSEGGTDTTAAIQSQAANAGTSAEKSNTQKEEDTMNGLKQSLESEIQSKGYADKVKVELNKEGLEVSIQDAVLFNSGDAQVLQGVNPLLLEISKMVRGLDNEIKVVGHTDNVPISTSKFRSNWDLSAMRAINVMNFMVGSGGVSTNKISIQAYGEYRPKYSNDTAEGRAKNRRVEIFIIRKYAQTTDTGTTTSK
- the motA gene encoding flagellar motor stator protein MotA, which translates into the protein MDIFLVIGVITGLLAIVVGMIVKGANIAVLLNPAAAIIILVGTSAAVMNSFPKKEFLNIPRLFGKLFKGEGKEDPAEIIKQIVEMAQTTRKNGLLALESTVQAMENKFMKKGLEMVVDGVEPADIVEALEIEIDGTEERHRAGASIFTTAGGSAPTLGVLGAVVGLIGALGNLNDTEKLGHMIAGAFVATLYGIFFGYVVFHPFASRLKRKSHEEISTMRIILEGILAIQAGKNPKSIEARLIGMLEPKEREKVISANAEK
- a CDS encoding nickel-dependent hydrogenase large subunit, which produces MSEKVVINPITRISGFMQIEVTIDKNVIIDARNNGFLFRGFEEMLKGRSPFDAIYFTERICGICSTAHGFVSAVALENALKIQPEESGSIVRQIMHGCEFLQNHIRHFYQFTLPDYVQIDINPVNDNNGRKYKLPKDLNTKLSNHYVEAFKYSRDAHKMLAILGGKVPHSHGIFVGGVTANVSVTDIIELKSILAPIKDFINNVMLDDINIISRYYGEDFKNGKGYGNFMSYGAFDNSFNESETYVKSGVMINNIRYDFDPTKIAEDSVYTYSPSSIGGGSTPSNTNKKDPYTWVKAARYDGMPMEVGPLARLWISGKYNNGVSTLDRVTARVIEVKRICDIIEKLLEIIKPLKATQQIWEIPQSSEGTGLRDTTRGALGHWISIANQKIDKYNIITPSGWNISPEDSKGNKGVIEKALIGTYIEDIKAPSEIGRIVRSFDPCVSCATHVISDKYNDFVMRIV
- a CDS encoding cupin domain-containing protein, giving the protein MNKAFVYSEDCEFEPAGERVQRKILSYGDQLMAVEVHFEEGAVGTLHSHPHTQLSYVLEGEFEFEIGGVKNIVKKGDTLYKLPNVVHGCRCLKKGVLLDVFTPYREDFINR
- a CDS encoding glycosyltransferase family 2 protein, with the protein product MNLTIIKEIIIDFNNFVLYYVLAINSIYFIQLVLSAFSLYDYIRKMHYSDYKKYTSSTNMIPISVLVPAYNEEKTIVDSIKSLLSLNYPSFEIIVVNDGSRDETFKRIVEAYGLNEINQPVRYLIKTKKVNGIYKNLDIPNLTLVDKENGGKADALNVGINISKYPVFTSIDADSVLESDSLVRVIMPFIEDKETVAVGGIVRIANGSNIKQGKVRAIGLPKNNLAMFQVIEYLRAFLTGRMGWNALGCLLIISGAFGAFRKDVVIEAGGYVDNTIGEDMELVVKIHKNLRKNKIKYKIKFIPDPVCWTQAPEKIKDLRGQRRRWQIGLMDSLFRHKEMFLNPRYGVVGLFGVPYFWIFEMLGPVIEILGYIFIPLSYAFGLLNTSYFILFLVASILYGIVLSIGAILLEEYTFSKYPSVKQLLKLSWYGILENFGYRQMTTLFRIDAIIRFKKFRNKWGKIKRNRFSGEDNRNTQLKLN
- a CDS encoding hydrogenase small subunit codes for the protein MPRKVCQREIITSTLEKLKNKRLKKINLIWLEACGCSGNIISLLDAATPDVYYVLSEMVNMTYNNSTMGAEGQRAFDKFLETLDTEFILVVEGAVSSKDAGIYNIVANYNGKSISGAEAVTLAAGKAKYILAVGTCASYGGISAANPNPSSSKSVIEFLSNQSYQTIRIPGCPANPRWVISTIAHLISFGLPQLDSEYRPLFLYEETIHTHCSRRSYFDKKIFAKQLGDKECMYQLGCRGPITRSDCALRKWNDRVNWPVEDNTPCIGCVNKGFPDDMEPFINFQSGEKL